CTTTGCTTCCGCAGTAGAAGCCTGGAGTTGTTGACTTAATCGAGCAACATAGGCCTCTCGGTCCCGCATGTCCGATTCCAGCTTCAACTGGACCTCTTCGCTATCCCGGCGGCGATCCTCCAGATTACGGATAGTCTGGATCCAGTTCGCAACTTCCCCAGGAGCAATCTGAGGAGGCAGAGGCATCGATTGGACCTGTTCAATCGCCTTCATCGCAGGCTGCAGCCACTCTACAAACACCATGACTTCGCTGAGCTTGACGTCGGTTGATGAGTTTTGGCCCATTGTCGATGTTCCGTTTCCATTAGTCGGAGGTTCGGATTGCGTGGCTGCTTTGAGGTCTCGTGGAATGTCTTTGGTCTTCCGGGATTGTCGCGGTTGGGACCATCGGTGGTACTCGAGCAAGACAGCAATGCAGTGGCGGCAAATCGGTTCTTCGGGAAGGGTACAGGAACATTTCGAAATTAAGTGCCCGTCTTTCAACCGGATGGTTTGTTCATAAAGCCCTGAGTTTCCGATGACCGCGGAAGAAATCTGCGCGTCGTCGGCTTCCACGATGCGAACCCGATTCTCGGACAAGTATTGATGGCCGATCTGGAAGGCGGAAGTTTCGACCACTGCCTTGATCATCTGGGGGTCCAGAAGACCGAGTCGGTCGGCGCTGCAGGGAATTTTGTTTCGCATGGTTGCCATAGAGTCTAATCCTAGATGTGAAAGCAGTCTGCCTCGCTGGTTCGGCACTGTCAAGCGGTGCGCGGTTTTGCTCGCAGGCCGAGAGTTCTAGTCGGAATCCGGATGCTACCGGCAGCGCTGTGGCGGGCCCTGCTGGCTGATGGGGGTGAGCCATACATAATCTGCGATGCCGTCGTGGACGAGATCCTGGATGTCTTCAATGCGTGTGTGATCGAAGGAGGCCATGTACACCGTTACTTGGGCGATCGGCCCGTCCATGCGACGTGCGACACGTTTCGGGATGGGCAGATTATATTGAATGTGTCCGCCACCTGTGTAACTGAGAATCACTGTGTGGTCCTGAGGACTTTGGCGAGCGGTGAGAAGTGCCGCCGCCACCGTTTTGGCCATGCCTTCGTCGCGCACCATAGAAGCTTCGTACATTCTTACATAGTCCTCGTCGCTCCCCCCTCCGTGGCAGCGTTTCAGCTGATCCAAAATCCTGAGGCGGTAGGCCTGGTCATCGACAATGTCTTCACGATCCATTCCCCATTCAACCCAGTCCTGTCCCGTTCGAGCTTTATCAAGGCCGATTTTTACGACCTGTCGGATCAGTGGCTTGGGAGGATTCATGGCTCGGAGCCTGATCCGGTGCTCGCGGGAAAAATTGATCAATGGCTCGTAGTTATCAAAGGCGCCACCCCAGTTTTGCTTCCAGCGGCTTCGATCAAGAAATGCCTGCCGGTCCAGACCGGGTGTGGTGAGGTATTCATTCAGCCCAGGTTGCCCGTCCCATCCGAACATCTCCATCGTGAGCATCGGACGCCTGCCGTTCGCCAGCACCGTTTGCAGCACGGACAAAGCGGCATCTATGTGGTGTTGGTTGTAGTGCTCTTCCCCAAGGTAGACGATGTCAAAACGTGTGAGCGTCATAAGGAATGTTGGGAGATCGATGGATCGCCCCGTTTTTACGTCGATCACGCGGCCCGCTTGCCAGGATGTAACAGGAGAATTTGAAGGAATTGTAGATGTGCTGCTCGCACAGGCCGTGAAAAGAAAGTAGCCGATGACCAGGAGTAAAAGAGGGAGGATGTGAGAGGTTGTAAACCGGTGGGCAACGAATGGAATCATAGGCATCTCCTAACACAGCAAGTCTGCTGCGACAAGCCTGTTATCTTGACGGGAGAAGAACCGGACTACTATCCTCCCTTGTCCAGAGTGAACGTGAGAGGTTTATCATGCGATGCATCCACGGTATTGAATATGTCTGAGAGCGACGTCATTGCAGGATTCCGTCAAGCCGTGAATCGTGCTGTTTGTGAATCTGGGCAGAAGTGGGAGGATTCCAGGCGTCTTCTGGAGCCTGCAGTATTTCCGTCGATTATTGGACAATTGGCGCAGCGGTCTCAGACGGCTTCAATGCCCCATCAGGTGAAAGCCGCGCTGGCTCATGTGTTGGGCCGGGGCCAGGCCCGCCGTGTTCAGGATCTTGATGGCGCAGCACTCAAGGGTCTAACCGGATACCCGCCGTCGAAAGCGTTCCGCTCACTGTGCCTCTATTTTGGTCTCGTTCAGGGCCGAGCTTCGAAATGGCCCACCGCAGATCTTCCCAGTGAAGCAGTGGCGCGCGGGCTTCAATCGATGACCAATCCGTTCGATCTCCTGCTCACGACGCCTGTCGCCACCGTGCTTGATCTGGGTGCCGGCGATCTTTCATTTGCTGGTGAGCTTGTCGATCGCTACCTTCCAACGCTTCACACTCATCAACAGGAGCTGGTCCTGCATGCGGTGGATCGTCTGGATCCTCGCTCGAAACTGGGCGGGCCACTGCATCCGGGACGAGACCGGATTGCCCAACTACAAGCGAGACCGGGCCTGACCTTTCGTTTTTACGGCAATCAGGACATGTTCGACCTTCACAAATTGGATGAGGCCGGTCATTTGGCGCCACGGTATACCCTGGTCACCTGCTGGGCTCCCGCGACACCCACGTTTGCCTATGAGCCGACGCGACTCTCTGAGGCGGTCATCCAGGAAGATCTTCGTCGGAGCAAGGGTGCATTTCGGCATGTGCGCTATGAGGGCGAATCGGCCCTCGAAGTACAGCACGGGGAACGAGCCCTAATCTTCCCTGCATGGAAATTTGACATTCGCGGGCCAGTGGCCCTTCTGAACCTCATCGCCCGCCGCGGGCTGGTTGGGGTATTGGGTGCGGTGGACTCCCAGGTATTCTGGGAGATGCTGGCGCAATTACTCGAAGAGTCCCGCTACCGTCCCCAGAATCAGCCGTTTAGTCAGGAGAGCCTCCCCGTCGTATTTGGTGACATCTACCGACGTCTGATGAAACTGAAGGTGGGGGACACCGTCTCGCTTGCCCAACTCGGCGTCCTGCGTGCACGTATTCCTGGAAATGATGGGCCTGACGCCGAGCAGCCCCCTTTCGGATTTCGGGATGTGTGGATCCGGCGAGGGGCCGTGTTTCCCGGTGTCCCCGCTAGCAGTACCGCTCGTCAATTCATGCATATGCGCGAAGAAAGTCCGCCCTGGTTTCTCACGCTCGTTCCAGACGATCTCCGGCCATAGCCACTCTCCCGTGGGCGTTTGCTGCAGCCCTTCCGCAAGATACTGACGAAAAATTGACCACCTGTAGACCCTTTGTTAGACTTTCTTCGTGTCTTGCCAGAACCTCCATCTCAATAGGAACGGCGATTCAATCTCATGAAATCTACACAACTCGTTTCCTCTATTCAGGAGAATATCGCGCGCGTGATTAAGGGCAAATCCAGAGTCATCGAGCTGACCGTCGTGGCGCTTCTGGCTCGTGGACACCTGCTGCTCGAAGATGTGCCAGGCGTCGGGAAAACGACATTGGCCCATAGTCTGGCTCGCTCGTTGGACTGTTCCTTCAAGCGCATCCAATTTACCAGCGATCTGCTTCCGTCCGACATTGTGGGTGTCTCCATCTTCAATCGGCAAAAGCAGGGATTTGAATTTGTGCCGGGACCGATCTTCGCGAATATCGTGCTGGCCGACGAGATCAATCGAACGACGCCCAAGACGCAAAGTAGTTTGTTGGAGGCCATGAGTGAAGCGCAGATCTCGGTCGACAACCAGACTTGTCCCCTTCACCAACCATTCATGGTCATTGCCACTCAGAACCCCGCTGAGTATCACGGCACATTTCCCTTGCCGGAATCCCAGCTCGACCGCTTCTTAATGCGGGTGCAGATCGGCTATCCGTCCGCCGAGGAAGAGCGCAAGGTGCTGGAGCGGCCACAATCGCTTCACCCGGCCGAGGCGCTACAGCCAGTTGCCACGGGCCAGGATGTCCTCGCGCTACAGCAACAGGTTGATGATGTACTGATGGAAGATAGTCTCATGGACTATCTTCTGGCGATCGTGTTGGCGACTCGACAGTCGGATTTGCTGTCGCTGGGAGTCAGCACGCGCGGAGCGTTGGCGCTCTGTCGGGCGGCCAAGGCGCTGGCCTTTGTGCGGGGCCGAGCCTATTGCCTGCCGGACGACATCAAAGAGCTGGCCCCTGCGGTTCTGTCTCATCGCATTATGGTGAGTCGCTCGCAGGGCCTGCGCCATCGCAGCTTTGAACAGTCGGAGCAGATTATTCAGGATCTGGTCGAGTCCGTCCCCGTTCCAGTCTAACGACGGTGTACAGTCCCGCTTACCCGGAATACTGGCGATATGCTCTCCATCGTTCGTCGTCTCTTCAAGCATCTCATGCGGCGGCGTTCGACGCGAGTGACAACAGAGGGCACGCGGTTTCTCTTCTTCACCCTCGCGGTCGCGGTCGCCGCGATTAACACCGGCAATAATCTCTTCTACCTGCTCCTCGCCATGATGCTGAGCATCATCCTGATGTCCGGCATCATGGCGGAGTCCTGTCTTCGTCGATTGGAATTTCACCGGCACCTTCCCGAGCTTGTGTATGCCGGAGAACCGATGACGGCGACGGTGGTGGTGGCCAACCGTAAAACTCGTCTGCCGAGTTTTTCCCTGCATCTCTGGGATGTCACGGGTGAGCAAGAGATCGATCGCGGCCTCACCCTATGGCAATTGATGCCCGGAGCCAGTCAGATTTTGTCCTACCCTCTGATTGCAACCAGGCGAGGGCGGTTACGCTTCGACGGAGTTCGTGCCGGGACGTCGTTTCCGTTCGGGCTCTTCCTCAAAAAGGCGTACTACCCGCTTGATGGATCGGTTGTGGTGGCCCCAGCCGTTCGTCCGGTCGAGAGTGCCTTCCTGCAGGAAATAGCGTTGTTTGGTCAGGATTTGAGTCTGCCGCGAAAAGGGCACGGAAGCGATCTCTATAATCTTCGCCAATATCATGCGGGTGATGATTCGCGCTCGATTCATTGGCTCTCCACGGCCCGTACCTCGAAACTCATGGTTCGAGAAACGGAGGCAGAGGATCAGCGGCGTGTCACGCTCATGCTCTCTCTACTGGCTCCGCTCAGCCATGAACGCCTGTTTGAGGACGCCGTGTCGCTCACTGCGTCGATGGCGCAGGATTTCGGAGCCAGGGGCTATCAGGTCCGTCTGGTTGTCGGAGGGGTGTCCTCTCCGTTCGGCCAAGGTGAAGCCCATCTTTTACGGCTCATGGAATCACTGGCGCTTTGTGAACGATCGAGCCCTGATGGACGTGAGAGTCAAGCGCCCTCTGATAAGGGTGCGTATGATCCTGAAGGGGGAGCCACCATTGTGCTTGTGCCGTGGGGAGAGGCCAGGAAAGTTTTCCACGGGGTGAGAGCTGATGGCATTGTGTCGGAGTCGGTGATCCAAGGTAGGCAGCATGCCGTTTAATCAGGCATTGCGCTTGTCTTCCGTGTTGCTTGCCGCCGCCGCGTTTATCGGCCTGGCGCTTGGGACGAATTTGCCCGAATGGTTGCTGCTTCTCACCGGTGTGTCTCTGATCGTCACCCTCCTTCGCGCCCTTGATGTGGATCGCCTTCGCCACGTACTTGCCCGAATACGACTGTCGACTACCGCGTGGAATGTTCTGACTGTGATGGCCTTCGCCGGGTTTTGGGTGGATTTGGCATGGATTTCCGCCGACCTTCTTGCTGCCGGCGTGCACTTTCTCATGATTCTGATGGTCGTCAAGCTCTTCAATTTGGATCAGCGGCGAGATTACCTTCATCTTTATGCCATCAGTCTCATGGCGATTCTGGGGTCCGCCGCCTCGACGACAGACCTCTGGTACCTGCCGGTCTTTCTTGCGTACCTCCTGATGGGTGTCTGGACGCTGTTGCTCTACCAGCTCACTAAGGAAGCCGATCCGGGGCATAATATGCCGAGTCTGTCAGAGGGGGTGGCGATCACTCCCAGAGGACGGCAGCAGATCACCTCTGAGTTATTCTGGCTGGCAAACGGCCTCGCCGTCGGTGCTTTGTGTCTTACTGTGCTGATCTTCTTTACGATTCCCCGTGTGAGTGCCGGGTTTGGTCAAAAAGGGTCTGGGGAAGGCCTCCGTACCTCGGGGTTCTCTGAAACCGTCGACCTTGGCATGATCGGTCCCATTAAGCGGGATCCAGGAATTGTGATGCGGGTAGAGCTTCCGGACCGAACGGGGCTGCAGTCCGACCGCTTCTATTTGCGGGGGATGGCGTATGACCGATACGATGGCAAGTCGTGGACCACTCGCCTGTCGCATCGCCGGGCGTTGGCTGAATCACCGGCCGGAACATTTACGGTTCGGCAGGTCTCTTCGCGTTCGCCCCGTCCGCTCGGTCAGCTCATTCGCCAAACTATTCTGCTCGAAGCGCTCGATACGGCCGTGCTTTTTGCTGCCCCCTATCCTGAATCCGTCAGCGGACAATTTCTCGCGATACAGTCCGATCCGACCGGCGCCATCTATCTCCCGTTTCCGACCTCGTCGCGTATCGAGTATACCGTGCATTCTCGGCCCGCAACGGTTGTGCCCGCCGATCTTCAATTTCAGCCCGCCTTGTACACGGAGGTGTTCTCGCAACATTTTTTGCAACTTCCTGAATCGTCCGAACGTGTTGAGGCATTGGCTCGAGAGATCACGGGATCAAAAACCAGCGCGTATGAGAAGGCTCAGGCGATTGAGGCGTATCTCTCCAGAAATTATCGATACAGCCTCGACATTTCTCCCGGTAAGCAAACGCGTCCGCTCGAAGAATTTCTGTTTGAACGGAAAACCGGATACTGCGAACATTATGCGACGGCCATGGTCGTGCTGTTGCGTAACGTGGGAGTCCCTGCACGGCTGGTCACGGGATTTCTTGCGACTGAGTGGAACGAGTACGGCAACTACTATCTGGTACGGCAGCGGGACGCCCATGCGTGGGTAGAGGTCCATCTACCAAATTCCGGCTGGGTCACAATGGATCCCACTCCGGCCGTCAGCGAGCCTGTCGGAGATTCACAGTGGTTTGCCGCGAGCCGGGTGATCGATACGCTCCGCCTGCGTTGGAACCGCTTCTTTGTGCAGTACAACGCGGCCGACCAGTTGGCTGTGGTGCGGGGTCTCAAGGAAGGGACGACAGTCGTCCGCGATCGAGCCTGGAGCTCGGTGTCTTCTTTTTTGGCGCCGGTCGGAGACCTTGCAGGGCAGCTTCTCAGTCGCGTCGCCGAAGGAAATGTGCGTCTCATGGTAGGATTTCTGAGTTTTGTCGTACTCGGGCTGGGGTTGGCGATATGGCTGGTGCAGCGAAAACCTTGGAGCCGGTGGAGGTCCTCCAATACGAGCCATGGCCATCATGCCGTCATTTCGCAGATCTATCGTAATGTCCTGAAGCAGATTGCCCGCTACGGTATCGTAAAGGCGGAGCATACGACTCCAAGAGAATTCTCGCTAGTCGTGGGGAATCAATGGGCAGCCGCGGCTGAATCTGTGTCGATGATTACGGAGTTGTATTGCCGAGGTCGATTCGGGAAGGCGATTCTAACCCAGCAAGAAATCGATTTGGCCTATCACAGCTTGAGGCAGCTGGCGCTTCTCGACCCTCCATCAAAATAGTACTCTGATCCATCCTGCGCACGATTTCATGCACGGGTGACGGATGGCCAGAATGAATCCAGGTCCACATTCCCCCCAGTCAGGATCACTCCAACGCGCCGGCCGACGAGTGCCGGTTCCCGCCGAAGCAGGGGAGCTAA
This portion of the Nitrospira sp. genome encodes:
- a CDS encoding ChaN family lipoprotein, yielding MIPFVAHRFTTSHILPLLLLVIGYFLFTACASSTSTIPSNSPVTSWQAGRVIDVKTGRSIDLPTFLMTLTRFDIVYLGEEHYNQHHIDAALSVLQTVLANGRRPMLTMEMFGWDGQPGLNEYLTTPGLDRQAFLDRSRWKQNWGGAFDNYEPLINFSREHRIRLRAMNPPKPLIRQVVKIGLDKARTGQDWVEWGMDREDIVDDQAYRLRILDQLKRCHGGGSDEDYVRMYEASMVRDEGMAKTVAAALLTARQSPQDHTVILSYTGGGHIQYNLPIPKRVARRMDGPIAQVTVYMASFDHTRIEDIQDLVHDGIADYVWLTPISQQGPPQRCR
- a CDS encoding MoxR family ATPase, with product MKSTQLVSSIQENIARVIKGKSRVIELTVVALLARGHLLLEDVPGVGKTTLAHSLARSLDCSFKRIQFTSDLLPSDIVGVSIFNRQKQGFEFVPGPIFANIVLADEINRTTPKTQSSLLEAMSEAQISVDNQTCPLHQPFMVIATQNPAEYHGTFPLPESQLDRFLMRVQIGYPSAEEERKVLERPQSLHPAEALQPVATGQDVLALQQQVDDVLMEDSLMDYLLAIVLATRQSDLLSLGVSTRGALALCRAAKALAFVRGRAYCLPDDIKELAPAVLSHRIMVSRSQGLRHRSFEQSEQIIQDLVESVPVPV
- a CDS encoding DUF58 domain-containing protein; protein product: MLSIVRRLFKHLMRRRSTRVTTEGTRFLFFTLAVAVAAINTGNNLFYLLLAMMLSIILMSGIMAESCLRRLEFHRHLPELVYAGEPMTATVVVANRKTRLPSFSLHLWDVTGEQEIDRGLTLWQLMPGASQILSYPLIATRRGRLRFDGVRAGTSFPFGLFLKKAYYPLDGSVVVAPAVRPVESAFLQEIALFGQDLSLPRKGHGSDLYNLRQYHAGDDSRSIHWLSTARTSKLMVRETEAEDQRRVTLMLSLLAPLSHERLFEDAVSLTASMAQDFGARGYQVRLVVGGVSSPFGQGEAHLLRLMESLALCERSSPDGRESQAPSDKGAYDPEGGATIVLVPWGEARKVFHGVRADGIVSESVIQGRQHAV
- a CDS encoding DUF3488 and transglutaminase-like domain-containing protein, giving the protein MPFNQALRLSSVLLAAAAFIGLALGTNLPEWLLLLTGVSLIVTLLRALDVDRLRHVLARIRLSTTAWNVLTVMAFAGFWVDLAWISADLLAAGVHFLMILMVVKLFNLDQRRDYLHLYAISLMAILGSAASTTDLWYLPVFLAYLLMGVWTLLLYQLTKEADPGHNMPSLSEGVAITPRGRQQITSELFWLANGLAVGALCLTVLIFFTIPRVSAGFGQKGSGEGLRTSGFSETVDLGMIGPIKRDPGIVMRVELPDRTGLQSDRFYLRGMAYDRYDGKSWTTRLSHRRALAESPAGTFTVRQVSSRSPRPLGQLIRQTILLEALDTAVLFAAPYPESVSGQFLAIQSDPTGAIYLPFPTSSRIEYTVHSRPATVVPADLQFQPALYTEVFSQHFLQLPESSERVEALAREITGSKTSAYEKAQAIEAYLSRNYRYSLDISPGKQTRPLEEFLFERKTGYCEHYATAMVVLLRNVGVPARLVTGFLATEWNEYGNYYLVRQRDAHAWVEVHLPNSGWVTMDPTPAVSEPVGDSQWFAASRVIDTLRLRWNRFFVQYNAADQLAVVRGLKEGTTVVRDRAWSSVSSFLAPVGDLAGQLLSRVAEGNVRLMVGFLSFVVLGLGLAIWLVQRKPWSRWRSSNTSHGHHAVISQIYRNVLKQIARYGIVKAEHTTPREFSLVVGNQWAAAAESVSMITELYCRGRFGKAILTQQEIDLAYHSLRQLALLDPPSK